Proteins encoded within one genomic window of Mesorhizobium sp. B2-1-8:
- a CDS encoding PTS sugar transporter subunit IIA — MIPYLLEEDVALDLATKGKHSALSKIAVRIARRAGLDEQMVLHSLWRSECHGSTGLGRGVATPHALFDTISSPVASFARLHRPIDFGGPDDDPVDIVYTLLWPRSAVSAFLPALSQVCRVLRMPRTREGLQQAQSAGEVMAILDADPRSVISANWHTCAAGFMPGQLRDASLVADVRL; from the coding sequence ATGATCCCCTACTTGTTAGAAGAAGATGTCGCGCTTGACCTCGCGACAAAGGGCAAGCATTCCGCATTGTCGAAAATAGCCGTCAGGATAGCGCGGAGAGCCGGACTCGACGAGCAGATGGTTCTCCATAGCCTTTGGCGCAGCGAGTGTCACGGCTCGACAGGTCTCGGCCGCGGCGTTGCGACCCCGCACGCCTTGTTCGACACGATCTCTTCTCCCGTGGCATCTTTTGCTCGACTGCATCGGCCTATCGATTTCGGCGGGCCGGACGACGATCCGGTCGATATCGTTTATACCCTGCTCTGGCCTCGGTCCGCCGTCTCCGCCTTCCTTCCCGCTCTTTCGCAGGTGTGCCGGGTGCTTCGGATGCCTCGGACTCGAGAGGGACTGCAACAGGCACAGTCAGCCGGTGAGGTGATGGCGATACTCGATGCTGATCCGCGCTCGGTCATTTCCGCCAATTGGCACACGTGCGCAGCCGGCTTCATGCCTGGCCAGTTGCGCGACGCCTCATTAGTAGCGGACGTACGCCTTTGA
- a CDS encoding RidA family protein has translation MQTFSDIEGSAPQAVRAGDIVFIGGLMATDANGNIVASDIIGQARAIFDRLAALLAQAGAGMADVVKHNIYFSCEADAVGAFLDELDAVRAGCFAAPGPTTTEIRCGLDREGALLMVDAWVVIGGKRELLDPPGHWRWRKQLPFVHGWKVGDMLFVGGQRSLDAEGDVLGLGDIEVQTDEAFRNLDTMLRSGGGDRHSLMRQNTYFRFFGEGREVTDFWEKMTNVRRRYMSAPSAAGAGLRIQGMGNADELIQVEGIGMLGDDKQRLQPANHWDWSIPNTQFTQGWKVGGLAFIGGQISADNKAQAVGDDMETQTRNVFEFIRRTLAEGGLDESDVAKLYIYYHVEGSWAGIEATRAVIARVQREFYAEPGPAVTAIRVAGFAFENLLIEIEAMAVTQD, from the coding sequence ATGCAGACATTCAGCGATATCGAAGGATCGGCGCCGCAGGCCGTCCGCGCGGGCGACATCGTCTTCATCGGCGGGCTGATGGCGACGGACGCCAACGGCAATATCGTCGCAAGCGACATAATCGGTCAGGCGCGCGCCATCTTCGACCGGCTGGCGGCCCTCCTCGCCCAGGCCGGCGCGGGCATGGCCGATGTGGTCAAGCACAACATCTATTTCAGTTGCGAGGCCGATGCCGTCGGCGCCTTCCTCGACGAACTCGATGCCGTGCGCGCCGGCTGTTTCGCGGCCCCCGGCCCGACCACAACGGAAATCCGCTGCGGCCTCGACCGCGAGGGCGCGCTGCTGATGGTCGACGCTTGGGTGGTCATCGGCGGCAAGCGCGAACTGCTCGACCCGCCCGGTCATTGGCGCTGGCGCAAGCAGCTGCCCTTCGTCCATGGCTGGAAGGTCGGCGACATGCTGTTTGTCGGAGGCCAGCGCTCGCTCGATGCCGAAGGCGATGTGCTCGGGCTTGGCGATATCGAGGTGCAGACCGACGAGGCCTTCCGCAACCTCGACACGATGCTGCGGTCGGGCGGCGGCGACCGCCACAGCCTGATGCGCCAGAACACCTATTTCCGCTTTTTCGGCGAGGGCCGCGAGGTCACCGACTTCTGGGAGAAGATGACCAATGTGCGACGCCGCTACATGTCGGCGCCTTCGGCGGCCGGTGCCGGACTGCGCATCCAGGGCATGGGCAATGCCGACGAACTGATCCAGGTCGAGGGCATCGGCATGCTCGGCGACGACAAGCAGCGCCTGCAGCCGGCCAACCATTGGGACTGGAGCATTCCCAACACCCAGTTCACGCAAGGTTGGAAGGTCGGCGGGCTCGCCTTCATCGGCGGCCAGATCTCGGCCGACAACAAGGCACAGGCCGTCGGCGACGACATGGAAACGCAGACCCGCAACGTCTTCGAGTTCATCCGCCGCACGCTGGCCGAAGGCGGGCTCGACGAAAGCGATGTCGCCAAGCTCTACATCTACTATCACGTCGAAGGCAGCTGGGCCGGGATCGAGGCGACGCGCGCGGTGATTGCCCGCGTCCAGCGCGAATTCTACGCCGAGCCTGGTCCGGCGGTGACCGCGATCCGCGTCGCCGGCTTTGCCTTCGAGAACCTGCTGATCGAGATCGAGGCAATGGCGGTGACGCAAGACTGA
- a CDS encoding group III truncated hemoglobin, which translates to MSGNSRSKRTIIVDGLPLPDVLDETMIRGVVDGFYEEIRRDELLGPIFRQQIQSDEWPRHLAKMCDFWSATLLRTSRYEGRPLPPHLAIGSLGEVHFRRWLTLFRVTVRRICPPEVAALFMDRALRIAHSFRLAVAFSRGETTIGIEPIAEKDL; encoded by the coding sequence ATGAGCGGGAATAGCCGGAGCAAGAGAACGATCATCGTCGACGGCCTCCCGTTGCCGGATGTGCTCGACGAGACCATGATCCGCGGCGTGGTTGACGGCTTCTATGAAGAAATTCGCCGTGATGAGCTTCTTGGTCCCATCTTCCGCCAGCAGATACAATCCGACGAGTGGCCGCGTCATCTGGCGAAGATGTGTGACTTCTGGTCCGCGACACTGCTGCGAACATCCCGATATGAAGGTCGGCCCCTGCCCCCACATCTCGCGATAGGCAGCCTTGGCGAGGTGCATTTCCGGCGTTGGTTGACGTTATTTCGCGTAACAGTGCGCCGTATCTGCCCGCCTGAAGTCGCGGCGCTGTTCATGGATCGCGCGCTGCGCATCGCTCACAGCTTTCGTCTTGCGGTCGCCTTCAGCCGCGGCGAGACCACGATTGGCATCGAACCGATTGCCGAGAAAGACCTGTGA
- a CDS encoding RrF2 family transcriptional regulator — protein sequence MRLTNFSDYALRMLMYAASAGDHLITIEETARIFEVSKTHLNKVANTLTRGGYLKAVRGRSGGLVLGLRPEMIRIGDVIRLTEPDFAVVECFATGNQCVLTGSCKLSSMFGEAIASFQNVLDRYTLADVALMPQDFLGRPASPQAFGVTQSGG from the coding sequence GTGAGGCTGACCAACTTCTCGGACTATGCCTTGAGAATGCTGATGTACGCGGCCTCCGCCGGTGATCACCTGATCACGATCGAGGAAACTGCCCGGATCTTCGAGGTATCGAAAACGCACCTCAACAAAGTCGCCAATACCCTGACGCGCGGCGGATACCTGAAGGCGGTCCGCGGCCGTTCCGGCGGCCTCGTTCTGGGACTCCGGCCCGAGATGATCCGGATCGGCGATGTCATACGGCTGACTGAGCCGGATTTTGCGGTTGTGGAGTGCTTTGCTACCGGAAACCAATGTGTGCTCACCGGATCCTGCAAGCTTTCAAGCATGTTTGGCGAAGCGATAGCCTCCTTCCAGAACGTTCTTGACCGCTACACGCTGGCCGACGTCGCACTGATGCCTCAGGATTTCCTTGGCCGGCCCGCGTCACCCCAAGCTTTCGGCGTGACGCAAAGCGGCGGGTAA
- a CDS encoding amino acid ABC transporter permease produces the protein MIREFGGTDIVYLIEAARWTLLLAFTATVGGGLLGIVVAVLRVIPFGPLNWLAIAWINLIQGTPLLGQLFVFFFGLPLVGLSVDAWTAAALSLSIYASAFFGEIWRGSLQSVSQRQWEAGAALGLTYAQRLGHVVLPQAIRISVAPTVGFLVQLVKNTSLTALIGFVELTRASQIISGATFAPLPVYLTAAAIYFVICFSLSQLARMLERRLHVAR, from the coding sequence ATGATCCGCGAATTTGGCGGCACCGATATCGTCTACCTGATCGAGGCCGCGCGCTGGACGCTGCTGCTGGCGTTCACCGCCACGGTGGGCGGCGGCCTTCTGGGCATCGTCGTCGCCGTGCTGCGCGTCATCCCGTTCGGGCCGCTCAACTGGCTGGCCATCGCCTGGATCAACCTGATCCAGGGCACGCCGCTGCTCGGCCAGCTCTTCGTCTTCTTCTTCGGCCTGCCGCTGGTCGGCCTCTCGGTCGACGCCTGGACGGCGGCGGCCTTGTCGCTGTCGATCTATGCATCGGCCTTCTTCGGAGAGATCTGGCGCGGCAGCCTGCAATCGGTGTCGCAGCGCCAATGGGAGGCGGGCGCGGCGCTCGGCCTCACCTACGCGCAGCGGCTTGGCCACGTCGTGCTGCCGCAGGCGATCCGCATCTCCGTCGCGCCGACCGTCGGCTTCCTCGTCCAGCTGGTGAAGAACACCTCGCTCACCGCGCTGATCGGCTTCGTCGAGCTGACCCGCGCCAGCCAGATCATCAGCGGTGCGACCTTTGCTCCGCTGCCGGTTTATCTCACCGCCGCCGCCATCTATTTCGTCATCTGCTTTTCCCTCTCCCAGCTCGCCCGCATGCTGGAAAGGAGACTTCATGTCGCTCGTTGA
- a CDS encoding DUF5602 domain-containing protein, whose protein sequence is MKTLAFAVVVTMASSLCAIAASDVAKSPPAAPYQQVSKLVKLPDFLPGMGQLFVDPATLPAGPFLAYDHDGKLVSTIYMLPIKDLNPDKRFDDLAAPGGNVDHVDVYYNAGHPGVPEPHVHVVLWHVSATDEARVAK, encoded by the coding sequence ATGAAAACGCTTGCCTTCGCAGTTGTCGTGACAATGGCCAGCTCGCTTTGCGCTATCGCGGCGAGCGATGTCGCCAAATCTCCGCCGGCTGCTCCTTACCAACAGGTCAGCAAGCTTGTGAAATTGCCAGACTTCCTCCCCGGCATGGGCCAGCTCTTCGTCGATCCGGCGACATTGCCGGCGGGTCCATTCCTTGCCTATGATCACGACGGCAAGCTTGTCAGCACCATCTACATGCTGCCGATCAAGGATCTCAATCCGGACAAGCGTTTTGACGACCTCGCGGCGCCGGGCGGCAATGTCGACCATGTCGACGTCTACTACAATGCCGGGCATCCGGGTGTTCCCGAACCGCATGTCCACGTCGTGTTGTGGCACGTCTCGGCCACCGACGAAGCCCGTGTCGCCAAATGA
- a CDS encoding M24 family metallopeptidase, with protein sequence MSKHDFTAAEFADRLTRVRAAMAARDLDWLVAVHPASIHWLTGSDAKSYQEFQCLLVGARDEPLVVLTRQGEVHEFETDALAGEVQGYGGGENEDPVAVFAGMARRHGVLGRRVGLEVPAYYLHPHHYLGLRAVIGDALVTEATELIAGLKLVKSPAEIGFMRRAAALADLGMQRFACQLAVGVSELALAGGIHETLLRNGSGIAASPINLVSGPRSAYSHGAPTARRLEHGDFGNIEFGTTFNRYTATIGRNFALGTPTPRMAELHDVVLRAGDAMIAAIRDGVPATVPHQAARAVIGEAGLEACRVHTSGYALGPGFPPSWAEPLHMIGDSPHMLKAGMVVTIEPPVYIGAEGLGARIIDNVLVTTTGAEVLSRTPRDIIVAG encoded by the coding sequence ATGTCGAAACATGATTTCACCGCCGCCGAGTTCGCTGATCGGCTGACGCGTGTCCGCGCCGCCATGGCCGCACGCGACCTCGACTGGCTGGTTGCCGTCCACCCCGCCTCAATCCATTGGCTGACCGGCAGCGATGCCAAAAGCTACCAGGAATTCCAATGCCTGCTGGTCGGCGCGCGTGACGAGCCGCTGGTCGTGCTGACACGCCAGGGCGAGGTGCATGAATTCGAGACGGACGCCCTTGCCGGCGAGGTACAAGGCTATGGCGGCGGCGAGAACGAGGATCCGGTCGCAGTCTTCGCCGGCATGGCGCGGCGCCACGGCGTGCTCGGCAGGCGCGTCGGCCTCGAAGTGCCGGCCTACTATCTCCACCCGCATCACTATCTCGGCCTTCGCGCCGTCATCGGCGATGCCCTGGTCACCGAGGCGACCGAGCTGATCGCCGGCCTGAAGCTGGTGAAGTCGCCGGCCGAGATCGGATTTATGAGGCGCGCGGCGGCCCTTGCCGACCTCGGAATGCAGCGTTTCGCCTGCCAACTCGCGGTGGGCGTATCGGAACTGGCGCTGGCCGGCGGCATCCACGAGACCTTGCTGCGCAATGGCAGCGGCATCGCCGCTAGCCCGATCAACCTCGTCTCCGGCCCGCGCTCCGCCTACAGCCACGGCGCGCCGACCGCGCGCCGGCTTGAACATGGCGATTTCGGTAACATCGAATTCGGCACCACCTTCAACCGCTACACCGCCACTATCGGCCGCAATTTCGCGCTGGGCACGCCGACGCCGCGCATGGCCGAATTGCACGACGTCGTCCTGCGCGCCGGCGATGCCATGATCGCGGCGATTCGCGATGGCGTGCCGGCAACCGTGCCGCACCAGGCGGCCCGCGCCGTGATCGGTGAGGCCGGGCTCGAAGCCTGCCGTGTCCACACATCAGGCTATGCGCTGGGGCCGGGCTTTCCGCCGAGCTGGGCCGAGCCGCTGCACATGATCGGCGACAGCCCGCACATGCTGAAGGCTGGCATGGTGGTCACCATCGAGCCGCCGGTCTATATCGGCGCCGAAGGCCTTGGAGCGCGCATCATCGACAATGTGCTTGTCACCACGACCGGTGCGGAGGTGCTGTCCCGCACGCCGCGCGACATCATCGTCGCGGGCTGA
- a CDS encoding IclR family transcriptional regulator — MTDDKLNYSAPALEKGLDILELLANAGQPLGTRQIAEELGRSKNEIFRMVHVLFARGYIQRDEGGEGLMLSNKLFGLGMQTARARDLVSTAAPIVERFAEEVHQAAHLVVAHRGETVIIAAASGGADMNFSLKLGYRRPLADAHSGLVLMAFQPKPVRDRMIAECLMLMREPPDPTTLAAELDAVRERGAIIHESRDIIGVTDVVCPIIAGDRRAVACVTVAAVSRRSAAPNFEAMLARLKLACAEIAHELGG; from the coding sequence ATGACGGACGACAAGCTCAATTACAGCGCGCCGGCCCTCGAAAAGGGACTGGATATCCTCGAATTGCTGGCCAACGCCGGCCAGCCCTTGGGCACGCGCCAGATCGCCGAGGAACTGGGGCGATCGAAGAACGAGATCTTCCGCATGGTCCATGTGCTGTTTGCGCGCGGCTACATCCAGCGCGACGAAGGCGGCGAGGGGCTGATGCTGTCGAACAAGCTGTTCGGGCTGGGCATGCAGACGGCGCGCGCCCGTGACCTGGTGAGCACGGCGGCCCCCATCGTCGAGCGCTTCGCCGAGGAAGTGCACCAGGCGGCGCATCTGGTTGTCGCGCATCGCGGCGAAACCGTCATCATCGCGGCAGCATCGGGCGGGGCGGACATGAACTTCTCGCTCAAGCTCGGCTATCGCCGGCCGCTGGCGGACGCCCATTCCGGGCTGGTGCTGATGGCGTTCCAGCCCAAACCGGTGCGTGACCGGATGATCGCCGAATGCCTGATGCTGATGCGCGAGCCGCCGGACCCGACGACGCTCGCCGCCGAACTCGACGCGGTGCGCGAGCGCGGCGCCATCATCCATGAAAGCCGCGACATCATCGGCGTGACCGACGTCGTCTGTCCGATAATCGCCGGCGACCGGCGCGCCGTGGCCTGCGTAACGGTTGCGGCGGTCAGCCGACGCAGCGCCGCGCCCAATTTCGAGGCCATGCTGGCGCGGCTGAAGCTCGCTTGCGCCGAGATCGCGCATGAGCTTGGAGGGTAG
- a CDS encoding transporter substrate-binding domain-containing protein has translation MFKHLTRIVTAVLLAGAVSAMPASAADLQKILSAGTVRIGVPIDVPPFGSVDAKNEPVGLDVDMAKKIAEALGVKLEMQQITGANRVPYLVTDRLDIVIAAMGATPERALQIAFTSPYSALSIGVFGPDSIAVKSPADLKDETVAVARGTTQDLELTKAAPNAKIVRFDDDATAAAAFTSGQAQLLATADVVAKDLMDKDPKVQLKPKFILQFSPCYIGIQQGSPELLRWLDTYIHLGMLDGSLSALSQKWIGTTLPTLPPI, from the coding sequence ATGTTCAAGCATCTTACCAGGATCGTCACAGCCGTGCTCCTGGCCGGCGCGGTCTCGGCAATGCCGGCCAGCGCGGCCGACCTGCAGAAGATCCTTTCCGCCGGCACGGTGCGCATCGGCGTGCCCATCGACGTGCCGCCCTTCGGTTCGGTCGACGCCAAGAACGAGCCGGTCGGCCTCGATGTCGACATGGCCAAGAAGATCGCCGAGGCGCTGGGCGTCAAGCTCGAAATGCAGCAGATCACCGGCGCGAACCGCGTACCCTATCTCGTCACCGACCGCCTCGACATCGTCATCGCCGCCATGGGCGCGACGCCGGAACGCGCGCTGCAGATTGCCTTCACCTCGCCCTACTCAGCCCTTTCGATCGGTGTCTTCGGCCCCGACAGCATCGCGGTGAAGAGCCCCGCCGACCTCAAGGACGAGACCGTCGCCGTTGCGCGCGGCACGACGCAGGACCTCGAACTGACCAAGGCCGCGCCCAACGCCAAGATCGTGCGCTTCGACGACGACGCCACCGCCGCCGCCGCCTTCACCTCTGGCCAGGCGCAATTGCTGGCCACCGCCGATGTCGTCGCCAAGGACCTGATGGACAAGGACCCCAAGGTGCAGCTGAAGCCAAAATTCATCCTTCAGTTCTCGCCATGCTACATCGGCATCCAGCAGGGTAGTCCCGAACTGCTGCGCTGGCTCGACACCTACATCCATCTCGGCATGCTTGACGGCTCGCTCTCGGCGCTGTCGCAGAAGTGGATCGGCACCACCCTGCCGACCCTGCCCCCGATCTGA
- a CDS encoding TetR/AcrR family transcriptional regulator, giving the protein MKTMSPARTACGADPSISLNVCIRTTYPPPPIPTYLPASQYSVKCWGCRKASASKANAFGYDGSMDETDTRQAIKDTALELLVRHGYRGTSFGDISAALGTTRANIHYHFGNKQALVDEVLGDYMEATLSALRAVWSDEGAKLSDQVEAMIAYSRGRFLHFNPPDTKGRNWSLITRLRQDAELLGADGQKMLDHFGAELSMLFTDALSAAGRRGELAPNIVPSDAALLLAAIADNAAPITLAEGGFDMLEKTYRSLAQIIKSSTY; this is encoded by the coding sequence ATGAAGACGATGTCGCCCGCGCGGACGGCCTGCGGCGCCGATCCTTCGATATCGCTGAATGTCTGCATCCGCACCACGTATCCTCCCCCACCGATTCCAACTTACTTACCTGCAAGTCAGTATTCCGTCAAATGCTGGGGATGCCGCAAAGCTTCGGCGTCCAAGGCCAACGCATTTGGCTATGATGGAAGCATGGACGAGACCGACACCAGACAGGCGATCAAGGATACGGCGCTGGAGCTTCTGGTGCGCCATGGCTATCGCGGCACCAGCTTCGGGGATATTTCGGCGGCGCTCGGTACGACGCGCGCCAATATTCACTATCATTTCGGCAACAAGCAGGCGCTCGTCGACGAGGTGCTTGGCGACTACATGGAGGCGACGCTGAGTGCCTTGCGCGCCGTGTGGTCGGATGAGGGTGCGAAGCTCTCCGATCAGGTAGAGGCCATGATCGCCTACAGCCGCGGCCGCTTCTTGCATTTCAATCCACCCGACACGAAGGGACGAAATTGGAGCCTGATCACAAGGCTCAGGCAGGACGCCGAACTTCTTGGCGCCGATGGCCAGAAGATGCTCGACCATTTCGGCGCGGAGCTTTCCATGCTGTTTACGGATGCCCTATCGGCTGCAGGCCGACGTGGCGAGCTAGCTCCAAATATTGTCCCTAGTGATGCGGCTCTGCTGCTCGCGGCGATAGCCGACAACGCTGCGCCGATCACGCTTGCCGAAGGCGGTTTTGACATGCTGGAGAAAACGTATCGCAGCCTGGCGCAGATCATCAAATCCAGCACCTACTGA
- a CDS encoding plastocyanin/azurin family copper-binding protein, which produces MMLTRRQILGGGGALAAALSRSSPAAWAEEVVEIAMRGRDDGSQVWFDPIGILIKPGQTVRWTNLNSGNSHTTTAYSPTNFERPRRMPGAAKPWDSGYLLPNESFSAAFTEQGVYDYYCVPHEHAGMVGRIIVGAPEAHGWTELVGANGDLPEKALKAFPKVENIMIRGVVQRD; this is translated from the coding sequence ATGATGCTCACGCGTCGTCAGATACTGGGCGGGGGCGGCGCGCTTGCCGCCGCCCTTTCTCGCTCTTCTCCGGCCGCATGGGCCGAGGAGGTGGTGGAAATCGCGATGCGAGGGCGCGACGACGGCTCACAGGTCTGGTTCGACCCGATCGGCATTCTGATCAAACCAGGACAGACGGTCCGCTGGACCAATCTCAATTCGGGCAATTCGCACACTACGACTGCATACAGTCCGACGAACTTCGAGAGACCGCGCCGCATGCCCGGGGCCGCAAAACCGTGGGATTCTGGCTACCTCCTGCCCAACGAGAGTTTTTCGGCTGCCTTCACTGAGCAGGGGGTCTATGACTACTACTGCGTCCCGCATGAGCACGCCGGCATGGTCGGCCGTATCATCGTCGGCGCGCCCGAAGCGCATGGCTGGACCGAGCTGGTTGGTGCGAATGGCGATTTGCCGGAGAAGGCCCTCAAAGCATTTCCGAAAGTCGAAAACATCATGATTCGCGGGGTCGTCCAGCGCGATTAG
- a CDS encoding succinylglutamate desuccinylase/aspartoacylase family protein has protein sequence MARMSTARTTIDFDRAGKQVGFVDIPHSPHEDAWGATRIPIAVISNGSGPTAILQAGNHGDEYEGPITLGEMIRDLDPGMVSGRIIFLPAINLPAVLAGRRTSPVDGLNLNRTFPGDPTGTITQQISAYVSDIVMPLGHAYVDLHSGGSSLNILPSAIIEPAPDAAHRKRNMEAVLAFDAPLTVVIDNLGEPRTSTATSVRAGLTTVGTEMAGAGTVSLDALGICRKGVRNVLSHLGVLPPTGKPRAARPEKILRIPGHDGYVLATSDGVFEPFHALGAVVHAGEDAGRIHNLADPGRAPETVRYLSDGIVYGRRQPGRVVVGNCCVTVATRYEGELA, from the coding sequence ATGGCTCGCATGTCCACCGCCCGCACCACCATCGACTTCGACCGCGCCGGCAAGCAGGTCGGCTTCGTTGACATCCCGCATTCGCCACATGAAGACGCCTGGGGCGCGACGCGCATCCCGATTGCCGTGATCAGCAATGGCAGCGGCCCGACTGCGATCCTGCAGGCCGGCAACCATGGCGACGAATATGAGGGGCCGATCACGCTCGGCGAAATGATCCGCGATCTCGACCCGGGCATGGTCAGCGGCCGCATCATCTTCCTGCCGGCGATCAACCTGCCCGCCGTTCTGGCCGGCCGCCGCACCTCGCCGGTTGACGGGCTGAACCTCAACCGCACCTTTCCGGGCGACCCCACCGGCACGATCACCCAGCAGATCTCGGCCTATGTCAGCGACATCGTCATGCCGCTCGGCCACGCCTATGTCGATCTTCATTCAGGCGGCTCCTCGCTCAACATCCTGCCCAGCGCCATCATCGAGCCGGCGCCGGATGCCGCCCACCGCAAGCGCAACATGGAGGCAGTACTGGCCTTCGACGCGCCGCTGACCGTCGTCATCGACAATCTCGGCGAACCGCGCACCTCGACAGCCACATCGGTGCGCGCCGGGCTGACCACGGTCGGCACCGAGATGGCCGGCGCCGGCACGGTGTCGCTCGATGCGCTCGGCATCTGCCGCAAGGGTGTGCGCAATGTGCTCAGCCATCTCGGTGTGCTGCCGCCGACCGGCAAGCCGCGGGCCGCGCGACCTGAAAAGATCCTGCGCATTCCCGGCCATGACGGCTATGTGCTGGCAACGAGTGACGGTGTGTTCGAACCGTTCCATGCTCTGGGCGCCGTGGTCCATGCTGGCGAGGACGCCGGCCGCATCCACAATCTGGCCGATCCCGGCCGTGCGCCCGAGACCGTGCGCTACCTCTCGGACGGCATCGTCTATGGCCGCCGCCAGCCCGGCCGTGTCGTCGTCGGCAATTGCTGCGTCACTGTCGCCACGCGCTACGAAGGAGAGCTAGCGTGA
- a CDS encoding amino acid ABC transporter ATP-binding protein — protein sequence MSLVEIADIRKRFGAVEVLKGISLNVEKGEIVAVIGRSGSGKSTMLRCINGLEKVQAGRIVVDGIDVTAPKADLNLLRQRAGMVFQSYNLFPHLNVERNVMLALKLVRKLDRPAAREVAHAVVAKVGLADKLLAYPDELSGGQQQRVAIARSLAMQPTLMLFDEITSALDPELVGEVLRVLESVASEGMTMMLVTHEMNFAKNVADRVIFMHEGRIHEDGPARETLLEPRTAELRSFLSAVLH from the coding sequence ATGTCGCTCGTTGAAATCGCCGATATCCGCAAGCGCTTCGGCGCGGTCGAGGTGCTGAAGGGCATCTCGCTCAACGTGGAAAAAGGCGAGATCGTCGCCGTCATCGGCCGCTCGGGCTCGGGCAAGTCGACCATGCTTCGCTGCATCAACGGACTGGAGAAGGTGCAGGCCGGCCGCATCGTCGTCGACGGCATCGACGTCACCGCGCCCAAGGCCGACCTCAACCTGCTGCGCCAGCGCGCCGGCATGGTGTTCCAGAGCTACAATCTGTTCCCGCATCTCAATGTCGAGCGCAATGTCATGCTGGCGCTGAAGCTGGTGCGCAAGCTCGACAGGCCGGCCGCCCGCGAGGTCGCCCACGCCGTGGTGGCCAAGGTCGGCCTCGCAGACAAGCTGCTTGCCTATCCCGACGAATTGTCGGGCGGCCAGCAGCAGCGCGTCGCCATCGCCCGCTCTCTGGCCATGCAGCCGACGTTGATGCTGTTTGACGAGATCACCTCTGCGCTCGACCCCGAACTGGTCGGCGAAGTGCTGCGCGTACTCGAAAGCGTCGCCAGCGAAGGCATGACCATGATGCTCGTCACCCATGAGATGAACTTTGCCAAGAACGTCGCCGACCGCGTGATCTTCATGCACGAGGGCCGCATCCACGAGGATGGGCCAGCGCGTGAGACCTTGCTCGAGCCTCGTACGGCCGAACTCAGGAGCTTCCTGAGCGCCGTCCTTCACTAG
- a CDS encoding amino acid ABC transporter permease has protein sequence MSYNFKFDVLLRYIPEIVQGVLLTLQFSVVTMLCGLAIGLIVAMASISPLTPLRACARVYVEALRNTPLLVQLFIVFFGLPSIGIKLGANTAALIALSINMGAYGAEILRAGFQSVRQSQIEAGRSLGLTAGQTFRHVVLFQAMKAIYPALSSQFVLIMLTTSVVSSIGATELFHQAAFIDSRTYRSFETYTLITVSYLVLTLGFRAFFAGVYWAVFVKRPRR, from the coding sequence ATGAGCTATAATTTCAAGTTTGATGTCCTGCTGCGCTATATCCCCGAGATCGTGCAAGGCGTGCTGCTGACCTTGCAGTTCTCGGTCGTCACCATGCTCTGCGGACTTGCCATCGGCTTGATCGTCGCCATGGCCTCGATAAGCCCGCTGACGCCACTGCGCGCCTGCGCCCGCGTCTATGTCGAGGCGCTGCGCAACACGCCGCTGCTGGTGCAGCTGTTCATCGTCTTCTTCGGCCTGCCTTCTATCGGCATCAAGCTTGGCGCCAACACCGCCGCGCTGATCGCGCTGTCGATCAACATGGGCGCCTATGGTGCGGAAATCCTGCGCGCCGGTTTCCAGTCCGTGCGCCAGAGCCAGATCGAGGCCGGCCGATCGCTCGGCCTCACCGCCGGCCAGACCTTTCGCCATGTCGTGCTGTTCCAGGCAATGAAGGCCATTTACCCGGCGCTTTCCAGCCAGTTCGTGCTGATCATGCTGACCACCAGCGTCGTCTCCTCGATCGGCGCCACCGAACTGTTCCACCAGGCCGCCTTCATCGATTCACGCACCTACCGCTCCTTCGAGACCTACACGCTGATCACCGTTTCCTATCTCGTGCTCACACTGGGCTTCCGCGCTTTCTTCGCCGGCGTCTACTGGGCGGTCTTCGTCAAGAGGCCGCGCCGATGA